GTGGTGGTTATGGCGGCGCAAatgagagaaggggagagagaaaGTTTTTcagggttttgagaaatgaaaaatctgaaatagGTAGTGTGTGGGAATAGagaaatatatatgtatttggGTAGCTATTTTTTATAtagctacgaattgtaatttAGAAACtttaattagctactaaatataattaaataaaagggtagctaatattaataattaggtcttaaaagaagctacaatgagtaaaaattccTTCATAAAATTCACTAGTTGTAACTTTTTGGAACAGTTGCAGTAAATAACCTTCTTTTTATTTCTCTTGTAACTGATGCAAATTAAACCACGGTCTAAAGATCTCTTTCGATTAAACTGAAAATCATATGAGAAAATATTAGACCACGATTTAAAATTTTGTAAGTTATTACAAATGTTAGACGATAGTCTAATGTTTTATCTAAAATTGAAAGATATATGAGCAAACATTAGACCTGATGCTAGCGTTATCCAGTAGATTAACTTTCGAAGGTTTATATTTGCGCAGCTCTTAAAAATGAGGACAAAATTTAAGATTGTGAACTTATGACTAATATCTGAAAGCCCACCAGCTTACGGATCCAGTACTGTCGATACCCCCAATTCCATAACCAACCCATTAACGCATTTCATGTCCTTCTTTTAATtcttgtagttttttttttttttgtcacaaaTTTCTGTGACCTGgaaatcttttttattttttttattacataggatagggaaggggattacaatgtggcgATTCAAATCCTCCCCAATAAGGTGAAAGTTGAGGTAAAAATGCTATGTTGAAGAAAAAAACTCCTATTAGTGCCACGACATAAAAAATTCTCTACTTATTTTATCTTCTTGTGTTTATCATTCTTCGTCTATTGAAAAATATGTTTAGGGAAACAAATGAAAGGAAAGGAAACTTGATGATAAATTGATTCTGAATAAGTAAACAAACATATAGGGAGTCTTTAGGGGTCACATGGACAGTACAGCCCACCAGCCCAATATGTGAGAGGAAATAAAAGCAAGAAATGAAACATGAATTTTGGAAGAGGCGAGAAAGGTGCTATGGAGCTGCCCAGAAAAATTCCAATATGCCATGTGAGAAGGAAGTCTTAGGGCAAATCCAGTCATAAATATTAATAAGATCCATACAAGTCATCTGCACTGTAGTCATCTTTATGGTGACAAACTTGAACAATTAAATTTAGACGAGAAAGTAAAAAATTGAATTGATGATATATAAAAGCAGCAGTAAATGAGCGAAAGGGTATTGATAAATGTCTCCATCCAGATATTGAAGCGTACCTCTTTCAAAATACTTAATTAACTAACTTGGCTAATGTAGCGCCCATGGCCTAATGGATAAGGCGCTTGACTTCTAATCAAGCGATTGTGGGTTCGAGTCCCACTGGGCGTGCTTTTATTTTTGGAGCCGAGGGgctatcagaaacaacctctttATGGGGGTAAGGTCACTCAGCCGCAAGAAAATTATGCAGAAATTTTATATGAAATGGTTTACATAATTTAACaagaaaacataacaaaatagTAGCACTTGTTTGCTTTATCCATCAAAATTTAGAAGGAAAATATCAGCTCAGTATTTGCCGGACCATTCCCTTTCTTTTAGTTGGTACTAACAAATGACAGCAAACTGACAAAAGTGTGTTAAAAAGTGGCACCCTAGCTTTCCCTATGACTGATTTGGTCACTCTCCTACTGTTGATTGAACTCTTTTCCTCTTCTCCCAACAAGAAATTCACATCACCAGCTTCTACTATGCTTCTTTTCCCCTCCTAGTACAGGTACAGCTATTGTTTCTCATTTACTTAACTATGACATTATGCAGATATAGTCACtagtaaaaaacaaaaaaggctGTCCAATTTACAATTATcagattttttaaattaaaaatagatCTACTTATACTAGGTATTGGAATGAAAAGAGTACAAATAGAGCGAAAAAGATTCTGAAGATAACCACCACTTTTGAATAACTTAATGGTCATTCAAGTTGTAGGAATAATTAATGGGGTGTCAATTTGTTAGCATTCAGGGAGATAATTGGAATTTTCTAGCTGTTTTACTTTGCAGGAGATATAGGTAGTTTGATGACTTTCTTGTCACTAAAAATGAAAAGTGACTTTATTTAAGTTATCTCTACAATTTGGATGATCATTTGAGAAAATGAACTCCAAATATCCCTCCATCATTTATAAGAGTTCTCATTTTCAAGCTCTTGAAAATGAAACCGTCTGAGCGATTTGTCTTAAAGCGGAAATTCTCATAGCAATTCAGATTAGTGGGGCTTCAAAATGAGTTGTGAACATCGAATGAGAAACTAGAAAAAATTGAAGATAAccgttgttgcaacaagtagttgGTTCAATGCATGGTACTACATCCAAGTTACTTGAAAATACAAGGTTCAAAATAGTGTATTTTAAAATATAGATAAAATCTATCAATTTTTAGCATATGCATACATGATTCGAGTCGAAAATAACTCGCCTATGATGTATCTCTAGCTGTATCAGCCGCAAGAGTTGTTTAAACATATATTCCCAACGGTCACATGCGCCCTTCAGATTTTGCGGACGCCTATGATCTTATTGTTGGATTTAAATGCACCCCAATGTACGTAACAAGGAAAAAATACTTACCATTTCTGTTCTTCCTTAATATTCGTTTAATAATTTCTACTAGTCGCCTTTTTAAATAGAGAAAATGTTAACCTATCACCAACATATATggacgacataagagaataattgAATGCAGAATGATTCCTACAAGTTAAATTAGGTGTGTCCCAAAGCTGATGCTTGATATTTACTCTAGGACGTCATTTTAGTACTATATCGCAACATCTATGCTTATAAACAATCATCAGCCCTACAATACAGACTCATTGTTATCTTTTAGATAACAGTGTTTGGTTCTTTTCGTATGAGTTTAGCGTCTGTGCATTATCAAGTACATTTTCTTTACATCATCAAGTTAagattctttttttcttctttaaatcATCACGTTAAGATGACCCATAACGAATGAGTATAACTAGCTatattgtatttctaatttaataacttaatatataaatatagtaATTAACTTGTTATAATCAGTTAAAATGTACTCACAGTGTAAAAAAGTTTTAAGGTATATTGTAAGTTGTAATATTCCTTACCGTATCTGGGAGGAAAAACATAAACAAAAGAGAATAATGACAAGATTTGCACTGCGGGTTTTAGCAAATTTTCCGTCGGAAATTACATATTAAAGCAAGGAGTACTGTATCTCAAATATTATACTCCGCATTTATCCGGTTAAAAGATTATTGGGCATACAGGATCTGATCTATATTAATGATAGTAAATCTAGTATCGGGAAAACTAATTAATCCTAGAATTCTTATAATGGATTTCGTGTGATGTAAAATACCAGAATTAGCAAAAAGTGTAAGAGCATTAATACAACAGTGTCACATTGCAGGTAAGAAGAATATTTGGAAGACTAATAAAATCAATAACACCTCACGTTATATGCTCTAATTTGTTAAATATAAACATCGCTGGATTCCAGTCTTGCCATCTTCCAACCCCATGTTAATGTCCCCTTCCCTTCCCCAATTCCATGTTCCCACTTCGCTGACTTAACACCGTCAAGTTGACacgcacacacatatatacagtagCTTACTATAGATATTTTTAGCTAACATGATTTCTGGTACTACAGGGATCATGGCCTTTGTTCCTCCTACACCCGATATTTCCCTCAATTTTCAAGATAATCACCTTCCTAATTCCACCCCCCCTAAACTCTTTTCCACTCCTTGTCTTCCTCATCAAGACTACAATAATGGTAAGTTCCTCTCTCCCTAGCTATCCCTTAATTATGTGAATTCAAGATTTAAACTCAACTCATCGTACTTTTGAAATTAAAGTCCTCTAAATTTAGATTTAACTTAGATCGATATTAGCTTGATCCCTTCTTTTTTAATCATAACTGTATTGCTAGTCAATTATATTCCACTTAATCCCTCTTTATGGCCTCATGTCTTTCAGACAAATAAATGAAAAATCTTTCTCTTGTTACATGAATTTAATTTTCATTTCACATAAACATTTGTTCAATTTAGCGATATTTTAGAGTCGATCTCTTAGATGGTagttattttttttgttgaaggaaattgaaatcaagaaagaaaaatgACTTTATGAGATAGTAATAACTATTAATTAGTTGAGTGACTATATGAGATATCTATCTGatatttcacacacacacacacacacacacacatatatatatatatatatatatatatatatatatatatatatatatatttcttactAGGTTCAGTTGAACCCATAGCACATAGGATTCATAATTGTGAGGTGATCACTACTTAATTTGTTGAATTTAGCGATGTTTCACCATGTATATGTGTCTCGCTAATTTGTTGTCGTGATGAATATATGCAGGTGTATCATCAATACTGATGAGGAGATCCATGTCGTTTTCGGGTGTGGAGAGGTGCCATAATCATCAGGATTTGCGTGTGGACGATAATGAAATGTCTGATGACGATGGTTCTTCGCAATTActtggggagaagaagaggaGGCTTAATATGGAGCAAGTGAAGGCACTGGAGAGAAGCTTTGAAGTGGCTAACAAGCTTGAACCCGAGAGGAAAATACAGTTGGCTAGAGCTTTAGGTTTGCAGCCCAGACAGGTAGCTATATGGTTCCAGAACAGAAGAGCAAGGTGGAAGACTAAGCAATTGGAGAAAGATTATGAGATCTTGAAGAGACATTATGACTCACTTAAGGCTGATAATGATGCACTCAAGGCTCAAAACAAGAATCTTCATTCTGAGGTAATTAAATCACTTAAATAAATGCACAGTTAGATAATTTCCCAGGATGAAACTTAGGGTAGTGAAATTTAAACGACGCCTCCTGATCCACCATAGCACGCCTGCTAGAGGTGACAAAATTGGCTCAAATTTGGGCAGGTCAAAACATGTCAATTTAGTAAACCGATCATGCTTTATCCCGTTCAAAAAAATTGATTGGGTCCTAATGGATTGGATCAAGACGGGTCAAATGATGCTTCACAATCCAATCTGCCCAACATGACCAACATTCTATCCTTTTTTCAATTCTACTTTTTGAGGGGGGAAAAAGAAAGATAATGTATCGTTCTTAAATTATTGTAGCTTACTTCATCTAAATTTACATATACACTTCTCAAACTCAAGTTTGATTTTGTATATTTGAGTTTGAGTAGGCTGTTTTGACCTGTCGGGTTATAATATTTTGGCCTAATAGTTCGATAAGTTATTTTGAGTTTACCCCTTTAAATTAAGCCAACAAATGAATCATAACATAACTCGTTCAGAGCTAATTAAGCAGGTCAGTAAAAAAAATTGCCACCTCTAGCATTAGCACATATACTCTTCATACTAGCTACTTCACTGGCAAATTGGAGTGGAATAGCTCCCCAGATATTGATTTATAGGAGGTTTATGAAAACACGTACCAATTACCAAAATCACATTTTATTAGATACACTTGCTCTTTATGGTATTCCACAACTATTATATTAGATAGGACTCAAAATCCAATTTTCCTGGTCGAAGTAAAGAATTTAAGCCGCAGCCAGATTCT
Above is a genomic segment from Lycium barbarum isolate Lr01 chromosome 12, ASM1917538v2, whole genome shotgun sequence containing:
- the LOC132622204 gene encoding homeobox-leucine zipper protein ATHB-13-like isoform X1, with translation MISGTTGIMAFVPPTPDISLNFQDNHLPNSTPPKLFSTPCLPHQDYNNGVSSILMRRSMSFSGVERCHNHQDLRVDDNEMSDDDGSSQLLGEKKRRLNMEQVKALERSFEVANKLEPERKIQLARALGLQPRQVAIWFQNRRARWKTKQLEKDYEILKRHYDSLKADNDALKAQNKNLHSELQLLTLKNRESGGAGAPMINLNKENEGSWSNGSDENNSIDVNLGTATTRTSSGDSPFYSNNNNKNVFPESSQIPTTSLAQFLQSSSRPDLSQCHKIDPTVQDERFCNMFTPVVDDQTNFWPWPEQQQFN
- the LOC132622204 gene encoding homeobox-leucine zipper protein ATHB-13-like isoform X2 encodes the protein MISGTTGIMAFVPPTPDISLNFQDNHLPNSTPPKLFSTPCLPHQDYNNGVSSILMRRSMSFSGVERCHNHQDLRVDDNEMSDDDGSSQLLGEKKRRLNMEQVKALERSFEVANKLEPERKIQLARALGLQPRQVAIWFQNRRARWKTKQLEKDYEILKRHYDSLKADNDALKAQNKNLHSELLTLKNRESGGAGAPMINLNKENEGSWSNGSDENNSIDVNLGTATTRTSSGDSPFYSNNNNKNVFPESSQIPTTSLAQFLQSSSRPDLSQCHKIDPTVQDERFCNMFTPVVDDQTNFWPWPEQQQFN